Proteins co-encoded in one Arachis hypogaea cultivar Tifrunner chromosome 13, arahy.Tifrunner.gnm2.J5K5, whole genome shotgun sequence genomic window:
- the LOC140177480 gene encoding uncharacterized protein, producing the protein MVKLAGSFSLLKSLAGYSLLYGIMPLKLDYSDTSKPTHNGPNTAMAEPTTHDGPNQEVTTLSHGLVEANERIADTQAQLTNIDSSLRSIEKLLRENLKLKLKVNNYGFNGDDTMEGGSGAGSVSVGAEQPWPRLRVKVSDLPMFDGEGVEDWGIVISLGRGGLCLVPAGINNNMAYTCEAFLEAMVLRFGKNLYYDPRTAIKELKQSGSVEEYQCQFEELTNRVNGLSEEWIISLFVAGLKEPLKCESLLAQPTSYVQAVSIPKLHEQKNAVTAGLARSTGSKPITQQAPTRFAPNRTLNPIYTNQKIQTNPTSTNPANPTILHSTNTPTKTPQPPFKKLTSAEIRARREKGLCYYCDDNYAPRHRCKASYQLLIGEEELQELLQGTTEGNREVHESDTEEEEEEGEQQNPQISLNAFEGEFYPETLRVKGTHANKQLLILIDGGSTHNFIKRSIAKKLNLSLTPTPALKRYRFSTDMYVLDLKGADVVLGVHWMMRLGTIRINYMELFMKFKEMGTWITFKGERLLRETELNFKELRKLSGSSNIASLFQLAAIPSMEEPVLEVEEVAIQTVIEEFNDVFEEPKQLPPHRAIDHPINLTPGASPPVPRGASGSFSSSFTNLEKNQFFAKRSKCTFLQQHIEYLRHVISGEGVKVDPAKIEAIVAWPVPKSLKQLRGFLGLTGYYRKFVAQYAQRVFPLTELLKKNAFQWNIAADQAFHQLKQLMVHTPVLALPDFTQPFIVETDASSTGVGAILSQGGHPIAYFSKKLGAQLSQASAYVRELYAVTQAVAKWRHYLLGRKFLIRTDHQGLRELTTQVILTPEQQHYLSKLLGYEFEIEYRPGKFNKVADALSRLGDDEHHTQLQAFTAVQSNLLPTLLQANNESEEMLQLQEKLQRGTLPSEYVFKDGLMTHRGMRQDVVRFVNRCVEYQCTKYVTDKPQGLLQPLSVPAKP; encoded by the exons ATGGTCAAATTGGCGGGTTCTTTCTCTTTGCTTAAATCTTTGGCTGGTTACTCCCTTTTGTATGGAATAATGCCTCTAAAACTTGATTACAG TGATACGAGCAAACCCACTCATAATGGGCCGAATACAGCAATGGCAGAACCGACAACTCATGATGGGCCAAAT CAAGAGGTCACCACCCTTAGCCACGGTCTCGTGGAAGCTAACGAAAGGATCGCCGATACGCAAGCTCAGCTCACGAACATAGACTCTTCCTTACGATCCATTGAAAAACTGCTTCGTGAGAATTTGAAATTGAAGCTTAAGGTGAATAATTATGGCTTCAATGGTGACGACACCATGGAAGGTGGTTCAGGGGCAGGGTCTGTGAGTGTGGGGGCTGAGCAACCGTGGCCCCGACTCAGAGTGAAAGTCTCCGATCTACCAATGTTCGACGGTGAGGGGGTGGAGGATTGG GGTATTGTCATTTCACTTGGTAGGGGCGGCTTATGCTTGGTACCGGCGGGGATCAACAACAACATGGCATATACATGCGAAGCGTTTCTGGAGGCGATGGTCCTCAGATTTGGAAAGAACCTCTATTATGATCCCCGAACCGCCATTAAAGAGTTGAAGCAGAGTGGATCGGTGGAAGAATATCAGTGCCAATTTGAAGAATTGACCAATCGAGTCAACGGATTGAGTGAAGAATGGATAATCTCACTCTTCGTAGCCGGACTCAAAGAGCCATTGAAGTGTGAATCGCTCTTGGCCCAACCTACCTCTTACGTACAAGCTGTCTCCATCCCCAAACTACATGAACAAAAAAATGCGGTAACTGCGGGCCTAGCTAGAAGCACTGGTAGTAAGCCCATTACTCAACAAGCCCCAACCCGATTTGCACCCAATCGCACTCTCAACCCCATTTACACTAATCAGAAAATTCAAACTAACCCCACCTCTACCAACCCTGCAAACCCTACGATTCTTCATTCCACCAACACTCCCACCAAGACACCCCAGCCACCATTCAAAAAATTAACAAGTGCTGAGATTCGGGCTAGACGAGAAAAAGGATTATGTTACTATTGTGATGACAACTATGCACCGAGACATCGTTGCAAGGCTTCATATCAATTGCTCATTGGGGAAGAGGAACTTCAGGAGTTGTTGCAAGGAACGACAGAGGGTAATAGAGAGGTACATGAGTCAGACaccgaagaagaggaggaagagggtgAACAACAGAATCCGCAAATTAGCCTCAATGCTTTTGAGGGCGAATTTTACCCTGAGACCTTGCGTGTGAAGGGTACCCACGCCAACAAGCAACTGCTGATTTTAATCGATGGGGGTAGCACCCATAATTTTATTAAGAGGTCCATAGCTAAGAAGCTCAATTTGTCTCTCACTCCTACACCTGCATTAAAG AGATACAGATTCTCCACGGACATGTACGTCTTGGACCTTAAAGGAGCAGATGTTGTGTTGGGTGTACATTGGATGATGAGATTAGGCACCATCCGAATTAACTACATGGAGCTGTTTATGAAATTTAAGGAAATGGGGACATGGATCACATTCAAGGGTGAACGATTGCTGCGAGAGACCGAGCTTAATTTCAAGGAGCTACGAAAACTCAGCGGAAGTAGTAACATTGCTTCATTGTTTCAATTGGCAGCGATTCCATCGATGGAAGAGCCCGTTCTGGAGGTAGAGGAAGTGGCTATCCAAACAGTTATTGAGGAATTCAATGATGTTTTTGAAGAACCGAAACAACTTCCCCCGCATAGAGCTATTGACCACCCCATCAACCTTACACCGGGTGCATCGCCA CCCGTCCCGAGGGGAGCATCTGGATCATTTAGTTCAAGCTTTACAAATCTTGAAAAGAACCAATTCTTCGCCAAGCGTTCTAAGTGCACCTTTCTGCAACAACACATTGAGTATTTAAGGCATGTGATTTCGGGCGAAGGGGTTAAGGTGGATCCAGCCAAAATCGAAGCAATTGTAGCATGGCCTGTTCCTAAGTCTTTAAAACAATTAAGAGGATTCTTAGGGCTGACGGGGTATTACAGGAAATTCGTGGCACAGTATGCGCAGCGAGTGTTTCCATTGACAGAACTTCTCAAGAAGAATGCATTCCAATGGAATATCGCTGCTGATCAGGCTTTCCATCAATTGAAGCAGCTGATGGTTCATACCCCAGTGTTGGCTCTCCCTGATTTCACACAGCCCTTCATAGTGGAGACTGATGCCTCGAGTACTGGCGTCGGGGCAATTTTATCCCAAGGGGGACACCCCATAGCCTACTTCAGCAAGAAATTGGGAGCTCAATTATCTCAAGCATCTGCATATGTCCGAGAGCTCTATGCAGTAACTCAAGCTGTGGCGAAATGGCGACATTACTTATTAGGGCGGAAATTCTTAATCAGAACTGATCACCAAGGTTTGCGGGAGCTAACGACGCAGGTGATCCTTACCCCGGAACAACAACACTACCTCTCTAAATTGCTTGGATATGAATTTGAGATTGAGTACCGCCCTGGAAAGTTTAACAAGGTTGCAGATGCGCTATCCAGGCTAGgggatgatgagcatcacacacAGCTCCAAGCATTCACAGCAGTGCAGTCCAATCTTTTGCCAACCCTGCTCCAGGCTAATAACGAGAGTGAGGAGATGCTTCAGTTGCAAGAGAAGCTACAGAGGGGTACATTACCTTCTGAATATGTATTCAAAGATGGGTTGATGACACACCGAG gGATGCGCCAAGATGTGGTTCGATTTGTCAATCGTTGTGTGGAGTATCAATGTACAAAGTATGTCACTGATAAGCCACAGGGACTCTTGCAACCGCTTTCGGTTCCGGCAAAGCCTTGA
- the LOC112737618 gene encoding uncharacterized protein — protein sequence MASVAATAARRAASLTRVSISTSRTPIQPSSLVPRRNLAGAADHHGPPKVNAWEDPMSPSKWKEEHFVIVSLTGWGLFFYGTYKFFTGGKGKKEEKLAEASH from the exons ATGGCGTCCGTAGCAGCAACCGCAGCTCGCCGAGCAGCATCTCTCACTCGTGTTTCTATTTCCACTTCCAGAACTCCGATTCAACCTTCCTCTCTCGTACCCCGCCGCAATCTTGCGGGAGCCGCCG ATCACCATGGTCCTCCAAAAGTTAATGCCTGGGAAGACCCGATGAGCCCATCTAAGTGGAAGGAAGAGCAC TTTGTGATTGTCAGTTTAACTGGGTGGGGACTGTTCTTCTATGGGACATACAAGTTCTTCACAGGAGGCAAGGGAAAGAAAGAAGAG AAATTGGCGGAAGCATCTCATTGA
- the LOC112737617 gene encoding uncharacterized protein, which produces MMAYNKGLHGNIGGGGGGSHSHSHRGRPYALMLLIAFGAALLGVMLLHKLRERRIYTLILKDKDHQLLSLKLLLQKERDHTKELSNKNEEMKGKLYALRIQKMEVDRKVVEMQSTMDSLRDEQKVMESAFEEKQNELRTMQEKGINLGGGNSQVTALREDLKKKEEEIENLKGRLEIPAKTLNDPGIIRKTVIGNGTVEAQDQIEKEEHSLDTTKTGDGDVKTEVKDEIQNTERAGEGTEGHRDDNGGGVTTKDVEAEVVDSEVKNAIREEKPGQIESNANAGDEESKVRELADSAGTKKKHVRVSRMKGKRWKTIVKNKLMERNGISASHAEISKGNEKANVEVEGELKENAAREKEQANLLKPENHEISKDVRNMIVNDTNHQVTNNNGTGINPEQEGVDEERLTENNEDTVAQQNWSRRHINKATKDGAQSKSKLLDEEQEAIEISDVQNRDDDEEDNGEFFRDSLSDVEDDKEEYKEEIDESEFQPDL; this is translated from the exons ATGATGGCTTACAATAAAGGGTTGCATGGAAAcattggaggaggaggaggagggagtCACAGTCATAGTCATAGAGGGAggccatatgcattgatgctgcTCATTGCATTTGGGGCTGCACTTCTTGGTGTCATGCTCCTTCACAAGCTCAGGGAGAGGCGCATCTACACCCTCATTCTCAAAGACAAAGATCATCAACTTCTTTCCCTCAAGCTTCTCTTGcag AAGGAAAGAGATCACACCAAAGAACTGAGTAATAAGAATGAAGAAATGAAGGGTAAACTATACGCTTTAAGGATTCAAAAGATGGAGGTTGATAGAAAGGTTGTGGAGATGCAATCCACCATGGATTCCCTGAGAGACGAGCAGAAAGTGATGGAATCGGCATTCGAGGAGAAGCAGAACGAGCTCAGAACAATGCAGGAGAAGGGGATCAATTTAGGAGGAGGGAACTCTCAAGTAACAGCACTGAGGGAGGAtctgaagaagaaggaggaagaaataGAGAACTTGAAAGGCCGTCTTGAGATCCCTGCTAAGACCCTCAATGATCCAGGCATCATTAGGAAAACTGTGATAGGAAATGGAACAGTAGAAGCACAGGATCAAATTGAGAAGGAAGAACATTCACTTGATACTACAAAAACTGGGGATGGTGATGTTAAAACTGAAGTAAAAGATGAAATTCAGAATACTGAGAGAGCAGGGGAAGGAACCGAGGGCCATCGAGATGATAATGGTGGCGGTGTCACGACGAAAGATGTTGAAGCTGAAGTGGTGGATAGTGAAGTAAAGAACGCAATCAGAGAAGAGAAGCCAGGACAAATTGAGAGCAATGCAAATGCTGGAGATGAGGAATCTAAGGTGAGGGAACTGGCAGACAGTGCCGGAACGAAGAAGAAACACGTACGTGTAAGTAGAATGAAGGGGAAACGGTGGAAAACAATCGTGAAGAACAAGTTAATGGAGAGAAATGGAATTTCTGCAAGTCATGCCGAGATAAGCAAAGGCAACGAAAAAGCTAATGTAGAAGTGGAAGGTGAGTTGAAGGAAAATGCTGCAAGGGAGAAGGAACAAGCCAATTTACTTAAGCCTGAAAATCATGAAATCAGCAAAGATGTTAGAAACATGATAGTGAATGATACAAATCATCAGGTGACAAACAACAACGGCACGGGCATCAACCCGGAACAAGAGGGAGTGGATGAAGAAAGACTGACAGAAAATAATGAAGACACTGTTGCTCAACAAAACTGGAGCAGGAGGCATATCAACAAAGCTACCAAGGATGGTGCACAATCAAAATCCAAgctgttagatgaagagcaagaagcAATAGAGATTTCAGATGTTCAAAACagggatgatgatgaggaagataaTGGTGAATTCTTCAGGGATTCCCTATCTGATGTTGAAGATGATAAGGAGGAGTACAAGGAAGAGATAGATGAGTCAGAGTTTCAGCCTGATTTGTGA